One window of the Daphnia pulex isolate KAP4 chromosome 8, ASM2113471v1 genome contains the following:
- the LOC124200117 gene encoding terepressin/terephysin-like: MAGLWTFCLIALSMTEMIIPLTAKPCFITNCPPGGKRSSQLVEPSNYLEVAEKQLSMSHQCAPCGPAGKGTCLGANLCCGSHFGCFFKTEETNVCLLTNLKSTQSCNQHFWKTDLKSASCSLNGDKIDGICVADLLCCSLDQCKPNLACRVSPNQSRNQGKDRMMSQTFFLDDK, encoded by the exons ATGGCAGGGCTATGGACATTTTGCTTGATTGCTCTCTCCATGACGGAAATGATAATTCCTCTGACAGCAAAACCATGCTTCATAACCAATTGTCCACCGGGGGGAAAGCGGTCGAGTCAACTTGTTGAACCATCAAATTATTTAGAGGTTGCAGAAAAGCAGCTGTCAATGTCACATCAG tgCGCTCCTTGTGGTCCTGCAGGAAAAGGAACTTGCCTTGGGGCCAATCTTTGCTGTGGATCacattttggttgtttctttAAAACTGAAGAGACTAACGTTTGCTTGTTAACAAATTTAAAGTCGACTCAGTCGTGCAATCAACATTTCTGGAAAACTGATCTCAAATCGGCTTCGTGTAGCTTAAACGGCGACAAGATTGACGGAATTTGCGTGGCTGACTTACTGTGCTGTTCACTTG ATCAATGCAAACCAAATTTAGCTTGTCGAGTGTCACCTAACCAAAGTCGTAATCAAGGAAAAGATCGGATGATGTCTCAGACGTTCTTCTTGGAtgataaataa
- the LOC124200115 gene encoding aspartate aminotransferase, cytoplasmic-like isoform X2 → MATSKFANVESAPPIEVFALNKAYVDDTFPQKVNLGVGAYRTDEGKPWVLPVVRQMEQQLAADETLNKEYLPVLGFEPLASAATRMLLGSDSPSLKEGRATGIQCLSGTGALRVGAEFLAHIGKHTVVYSSNPTWGNHSLVFLSAGFSTYKSYRYWDAAKKALDFDGLMEDLRNAPANSVILLHACAHNPTGVDPTQDQWKQIADLIEERGLFPFFDSAYQGFASGDLDRDAWAVRYFDSRGFEMVCAQSFAKNFGLYNERVGNLTFVAKDRAVIEPVRSQITLLVRANYSNPPNHGARIVGTVLNNPALTEQWKGHIKTMADRIISMRHGLRERLEKMETPGTWNHITDQIGMFSFTGLGPLAVDKLIAEHHIYLLKGGRINMCGLNTGNIDYVAKCIHEVVTTTQEASL, encoded by the exons ATGGCTACTTCGAAATTCGCCAATGTGGAAAGTGCTCCTCCAATTGAAGTATTCGCTTTAAATAAAGCATATGTGGATGACACTTTTCCTCAAAAAGTAAATCTTGGTGTTGGAG CATACAGGACAGATGAGGGGAAACCATGGGTTCTTCCAGTTGTCCGTCAAATGGAGCAGCAACTAGCAGCTGATGAAACCCTCAACAAGGAATACCTTCCTGTTTTGGGATTTGAACCTTTGGCCAGTGCAGCAACTCGCATGTTGCTTGGTTCTGACTCTCCTTCTCTGAAAGAAGGGAGGGCTACAGGCATCCAGTGCTTAAGTGGAACTGGAGCTTTACGTGTAGGAGCTGAATTTCTTGCCCATATTGGAAAGCATACTGTTGTATACTCATCCAATCCCACCTGGG GCAATCACAGTTTGGTGTTTTTAAGTGCTGGATTCTCAACCTACAAATCCTACCGTTATTGGGATGCAGCAAAGAAAGCTTTAGATTTCGATGGTTTGATGGAAGATTTGCGTAATGCTCCTGCCAATTCCGTCATTTTACTTCATGCGTGTGCACACAATCCCACTGGAGTTGATCCTACCCAGGATCAATGGAAGCAAATTGCTGATTTAATTGAG GAGCGTGGATTGTTCCCTTTCTTCGACTCAGCGTACCAAGGTTTCGCTTCCGGAGACTTGGACCGCGATGCCTGGGCTGTCCGATATTTCGATTCTCGTGGATTTGAAATGGTCTGCGCTCAGTCATTCGCTAAAAACTTCGGACTctaca ATGAGCGAGTTGGCAATTTGACTTTCGTTGCCAAGGATCGTGCAGTTATCGAACCCGTTCGCTCGCAGATTACTCTATTAGTCCGTGCCAACTATTCCAATCCCCCTAATCATGGTGCCCGTATCGTCGGCACAGTGCTAAACAACCCTGCTTTGACCGAACAATGGAAAGGCCACATTAAAACAATGGCTGATCGCATTATTTCCATGCGCCATGGTTTGAGGGAACGCTTGGAGAAAATGGAGACACCTGGAACGTGGAATCATATTACAGACCAAATTGGAATGTTCTCTTTCACAGGACTTGGCC CTCTTGCAGTTGACAAGCTGATTGCGGAGCATCACATTTACTTGCTCAAGGGTGGCCGAATCAACATGTGTGGATTGAATACTGGTAACATTGATTACGTGGCCAAGTGCATCCATGAAGTGGTCACCACTACCCAAGAAGCCAGTCTTTAA
- the LOC124200115 gene encoding aspartate aminotransferase, cytoplasmic-like isoform X1, producing MATSKFANVESAPPIEVFALNKAYVDDTFPQKVNLGVGAYRTDEGKPWVLPVVRQMEQQLAADETLNKEYLPVLGFEPLASAATRMLLGSDSPSLKEGRATGIQCLSGTGALRVGAEFLAHIGKHTVVYSSNPTWGTLYSLNVIESTLKLIYVIGNHSLVFLSAGFSTYKSYRYWDAAKKALDFDGLMEDLRNAPANSVILLHACAHNPTGVDPTQDQWKQIADLIEERGLFPFFDSAYQGFASGDLDRDAWAVRYFDSRGFEMVCAQSFAKNFGLYNERVGNLTFVAKDRAVIEPVRSQITLLVRANYSNPPNHGARIVGTVLNNPALTEQWKGHIKTMADRIISMRHGLRERLEKMETPGTWNHITDQIGMFSFTGLGPLAVDKLIAEHHIYLLKGGRINMCGLNTGNIDYVAKCIHEVVTTTQEASL from the exons ATGGCTACTTCGAAATTCGCCAATGTGGAAAGTGCTCCTCCAATTGAAGTATTCGCTTTAAATAAAGCATATGTGGATGACACTTTTCCTCAAAAAGTAAATCTTGGTGTTGGAG CATACAGGACAGATGAGGGGAAACCATGGGTTCTTCCAGTTGTCCGTCAAATGGAGCAGCAACTAGCAGCTGATGAAACCCTCAACAAGGAATACCTTCCTGTTTTGGGATTTGAACCTTTGGCCAGTGCAGCAACTCGCATGTTGCTTGGTTCTGACTCTCCTTCTCTGAAAGAAGGGAGGGCTACAGGCATCCAGTGCTTAAGTGGAACTGGAGCTTTACGTGTAGGAGCTGAATTTCTTGCCCATATTGGAAAGCATACTGTTGTATACTCATCCAATCCCACCTGGGGTACTCTATATAGCTTAAATGTAATTGAATCAacattaaaattgatttatgTTATAGGCAATCACAGTTTGGTGTTTTTAAGTGCTGGATTCTCAACCTACAAATCCTACCGTTATTGGGATGCAGCAAAGAAAGCTTTAGATTTCGATGGTTTGATGGAAGATTTGCGTAATGCTCCTGCCAATTCCGTCATTTTACTTCATGCGTGTGCACACAATCCCACTGGAGTTGATCCTACCCAGGATCAATGGAAGCAAATTGCTGATTTAATTGAG GAGCGTGGATTGTTCCCTTTCTTCGACTCAGCGTACCAAGGTTTCGCTTCCGGAGACTTGGACCGCGATGCCTGGGCTGTCCGATATTTCGATTCTCGTGGATTTGAAATGGTCTGCGCTCAGTCATTCGCTAAAAACTTCGGACTctaca ATGAGCGAGTTGGCAATTTGACTTTCGTTGCCAAGGATCGTGCAGTTATCGAACCCGTTCGCTCGCAGATTACTCTATTAGTCCGTGCCAACTATTCCAATCCCCCTAATCATGGTGCCCGTATCGTCGGCACAGTGCTAAACAACCCTGCTTTGACCGAACAATGGAAAGGCCACATTAAAACAATGGCTGATCGCATTATTTCCATGCGCCATGGTTTGAGGGAACGCTTGGAGAAAATGGAGACACCTGGAACGTGGAATCATATTACAGACCAAATTGGAATGTTCTCTTTCACAGGACTTGGCC CTCTTGCAGTTGACAAGCTGATTGCGGAGCATCACATTTACTTGCTCAAGGGTGGCCGAATCAACATGTGTGGATTGAATACTGGTAACATTGATTACGTGGCCAAGTGCATCCATGAAGTGGTCACCACTACCCAAGAAGCCAGTCTTTAA
- the LOC124200118 gene encoding uncharacterized protein LOC124200118, whose translation MASGLWKLFKFSVRVGVPATAVYVTTQEGLWGSTEETFLFYKKFEELLPGKEVVISKDQEDKLKEVYEKMRIWSKPDHIPLAVRWNNGVVKAVTFLDSLPEEVKKLIIK comes from the exons ATGGCCAGCGGTTTGTGGAAACTCTTCAA GTTTTCTGTTCGTGTAGGTGTCCCGGCTACAGCAGTGTACGTCACCACTCAAGAGGGATTATGGGGGTCAACAGAGGAAACCTTcttgttttataaaaaatttgaagaattaCTACCTGGGAAAGAAGTTGTCATCTCCAAAGATCAGGAAGATAAACTGAAAGAAGTTTATGAAAAG ATGCGAATCTGGTCAAAACCTGACCATATTCCACTTGCAGTCAGGTGGAATAATGGAGTTGTCAAAGCTGTGACATTTCTTGATTCATTACCTGAGGAAGTCAAGAAGCTCATTATTAAGTAG
- the LOC124200113 gene encoding RNA polymerase-associated protein LEO1-like, with translation MAPYKDQESENSGSEDDKSSGSDSDSSGSGSKSEAGSVRSRQSAASRSGSSSRSAQSPDQARSRSASAESRSGSEVNGDGDLVLDERKSRSRSQSGSRSRSSSSSSSARSASHHSDEEKDGKDTAQSSPSHEETKKKIKRIIDSDADSASDSDAGGKSSKMASPTAEALFGENVDMSSEDDDDDDGNKPTQKLPEKAASEADRDSIPDRRSPDEMEQDDEFGGRDNEKEKEPEEPVPETRIEHELPYIRADVGSEFHFVKLPNFLSVEPRPYDPETYEDELEEEETLDEEGRARLKLKVENTIRWRTAFDKEGNAFKQSNARMVKWSDGSLSLHLGSEIFDVYRQPLQGDYNHLFIRQGTGLQGQAVFRTKLTFRPHSTDSFTHRKMTKSLAERSTKTSSIKIIGVFGADPEANRGEKIKKEEERLRASVRRESKQKRVRERTATGRGMSGGYLEPDREGYEDSEDEGGISLTAIKNKYKRGGPRDASHQRPPIYSSEEDASDIEDRKAKKLERAKALPDEDDNDDDDEAGGSGSKVRVVSSSSEEDSD, from the exons ATGGCGCCCTATAAAGACCAAGAATCTGAAAATTCTGGATCTGAAG ATGATAAGTCCTCAGGTAGCGATTCCGACAGCAGCGGATCAGGGAGCAAGTCAGAAGCAGGTTCTGTACGTAGCCGACAATCAGCAGCTTCCAGATCAGGCAGTTCTTCTAGGTCTGCTCAAAGCCCAGATCAAG CCAGGAGTAGAAGCGCCAGTGCTGAAAGTAGATCAGGAAGTGAAGTGAATGGTGATGGAGATTTGGTGCTGGATGAGAGAAAGAGTAGAAGTCGTAGTCAAAGCGGAAGTAGGAGCAGGAGTTCATCTAGCTCCAGCTCAGCAAGATCAGCCAGCCATCATTCTGATGAAGAAAAGGATGGCAAAGACACAGCTCAGTCATCCCCATCACATGAAGAGACTAAAAA GAAAATCAAGCGCATCATAGACAGCGATGCTGATTCGGCTTCAGATTCAGATGCCGGGGGTAAAAGTAGCAAAATGGCGAGCCCTACTGCCGAAGCCCTTTTCGGTGAAAATGTCGACATGTCATCTgaggatgacgacgacgacgatggcaaCAAACCCACCCAAAAACTACCCGAGAAAGCCGCCAGTGAAGCTGATAGAGACAGCATTCCTGATCGTCGATCGCCCGATGAAATGGAACAGGATGATGAATTCGGAGGCCGTGAtaacgaaaaggaaaaggaaccAGAAGAGCCCGTTCCAGAGACGAGAATTGAGCATGAGCTGCCATACATCCGGGCTGACGTAGGCAGTGAGTTCCACTTTGTCAAGCTGCCCAATTTCTTGTCGGTTGAGCCGCGACCTTATGACCCCGAAACCTACGAAGACGAgctggaagaagaggagaccCTCGACGAAGAAGGTCGAGCCCGCCTCAAACTCAAAGTTGAAAACACAATCAGATGGCGAACGGCTTTTGATAAAGAGGGAAACGCCTTCAAGCAAAGTAATGCCCGGATGGTTAAATGGTCAGACGGCTCACTTTCCCTCCATCTTGGCTCTGAAATTTTCGATGTTTACCGACAACCCCTGCAG GGAGATTACAATCATTTGTTCATTCGGCAAGGTACTGGTCTACAGGGCCAGGCTGTCTTCCGCACCAAGTTGACTTTCCGACCTCACTCCACCGATTCATTCACCCATCGAAAGATGACCAAGTCTCTTGCCGAGCGTTCCACCAAGACGTCTTCTATTAAGATCATTGGGGTTTTCGGTGCGGATCCTGAGGCCAACCGCGGAGAGAAGATCAAG AAAGAGGAGGAACGGTTGAGAGCTTCAGTGAGACGCGAGTCGAAACAAAAACGCGTCCGTGAACGAACAGCTACCGGCCGTGGCATGAGTGGTGGTTACTTGGAGCCCGATCGCGAAGGCTACGAAGACTCTGAAGATGAAGGTGGAATCTCTCTGACAGCGATTAAAAATAAGTACAAACGGGGAGGACCTCGAG ATGCATCACATCAAAGACCACCCATCTATTCTTCTGAAGAAGATGCTTCAGACATAGAAGACCGTAAAGCGAAGAAACTGGAACGTGCCAAAGCACTGCCGGATGAAGATGAtaacgacgatgatgatgaggcaGGTGGCAGTGGAAGTAAGGTGAGAGTagtatccagcagcagcgaagAGGACAGCGattaa